One Manihot esculenta cultivar AM560-2 chromosome 18, M.esculenta_v8, whole genome shotgun sequence genomic window carries:
- the LOC110606168 gene encoding cysteine-rich receptor-like protein kinase 26, whose protein sequence is MEMKILQLGPEEMTVPGGCTVMVGIKLDSQSRELLTWAMVKVAQPGDTVIALHVLGNDEIVDREGKSSLLAFVKAFDSVLAVYEGFCNLKQVDLKLKICRGSSTRKILVREAKSYSAAKIIVGATGSRSTIRSPPSVAKYCAKKLPRDCSVLAVNNGKVLFQREGSLVRDSHGAKDDRRNGLLNAIHRSFSLSKNSRVLNESGPDEALMYGEDKDDDQILEQALVKARPNSLGRIMKESCSVCGAVAKSHDNACRQSAEESYGDNGGDVKSLALVPVPKVEAPSCSFSSLIRQVPEMKPGWPLLRRAFLPDRRTSDRSSGRQISVVQWAMRLPSRQLSSYISKSDHKQNDRDQGENQSSLNGESGAIVPVGTENLTIPLSPDNSKTLPKELEGLHEKYLATCRLFNYQELVSATSNFSAENLVGKGGSSWVYKGCLPDGKELAVKILKPSEDVIKEFVLEIEIITTLHHKNIISLLGFCFENNKLLLVYDFLSRGSLEENLHGKRKDSLAFGWSERYKVAVGIAGALNYLHNETSQPVIHRDVKSSNILLSDDFDPQLSDFGLAKWTSTSSSHIICTDVAGTFGYLAPEYFMYGKVNDKIDVYAYGVVLLELLSGRKPISNEHPKGQESLVMWAKPILNDGKISKLLDPSLGNDYDHDQIERMVLAATLCVKHSPQARPQMSVVLKLLQGDAEVMKWARLQVNTAEGPDTLDDEACPRSNLQSHLSLALLDVEDDSLSMSSIEETISLEDYLLGRCSRSSSFD, encoded by the exons ATGGAAATGAAAATCCTGCAGCTTGGACCTGAAGAAATGACGGTCCCCGGTGGCTGCACGGTGATGGTGGGGATTAAGCTTGACTCACAGAGCAGAGAGCTATTGACTTGGGCCATGGTCAAAGTGGCTCAACCTGGGGATACTGTTATTGCTCTGCATGTTCTTGGTAATGATG AAATCGTAGATCGAGAAGGGAAGTCTTCGCTTCTTGCGTTTGTCAAAGCTTTTGACTCTGTTCTTGCCGTCTATGAAGGTTTCTGCAACCTGAAACAg GTGGATCTCAAGCTCAAGATATGCAGAGGCTCGTCAACACGAAAAATTTTAGTTAGGGAAGCAAAATCCTACTCAGCAGCAAAGATTATAGTCGGAGCTACCGGGAGCCGCAGTACAATCCGGTCACCGCCATCTGTTGCTAAGTATTGCGCCAAGAAGCTACCCAGGGATTGCTCTGTTCTTGCCGTCAATAACGGGAAAGTTTTGTTTCAGAGAGAAGGCTCTCTGGTTAGAGATTCACATG GAGCTAAAGATGATCGCCGGAATGGTCTGCTTAATGCAATCCACAGGTCATTTTCATTAAGTAAGAATTCCAGAGTATTGAATGAAAGTGGTCCTGATGAGGCTTTAATGTATGGCGAGGATAAAGATGATGACCAGATTTTAGAGCAGGCCTTAGTTAAGGCCCGGCCGAATAGTTTAGGGAGGATCATGAAAGAGAGTTGCTCAGTTTGTGGAGCAGTTGCTAAATCTCATGATAATGCATGTAGACAATCTGCTGAAGAGTCTTATGGTGATAATGGTGGTGATGTTAAATCTTTAGCTCTGGTGCCAGTTCCAAAGGTAGAGGCACCTTCCTgttcattttcttctttaatcAGACAGGTGCCTGAAATGAAGCCTGGTTGGCCGCTACTTCGCCGTGCATTCTTACCGGATCGACGAACATCAGATAGATCATCGGGGAGGCAGATCTCGGTGGTTCAATGGGCAATGAGGTTGCCCAGCAGGCAACTTTCGTCATATATATCCAAATCGGATCACAAACAGAATGATCGTGATCAGGGTGAAAATCAATCAAGTTTAAATGGAGAAAGTGGTGCCATTGTTCCAGTTGGTACAGAGAATTTGACAATTCCACTATCTCCTGACAATTCAAAAACTCTACCAAAAGAATTGGAGGGTCTTCATGAGAAGTACTTAGCAACTTGCAGATTGTTTAATTACCAAGAACTTGTCTCAGCCACATCTAATTTCTCAGCTG AAAATTTGGTTGGGAAAGGAGGCAGCAGTTGGGTTTATAAAGGTTGCCTTCCTGATGGCAAGGAACTTGCTGTGAAAATCTTAAAGCCGTCCGAAGATGTGATAAAGGAATTTGTCTTAGAAATTGAGATTATTACTACCTTACATCACAAAAACATCATTTCTCTCTTGGGTTTCTGTTTCGAGAATAACAAACTTCTCCTGGTTTATGATTTCCTATCAAGAGGAAGCCTTGAAGAGAACCTCCATG GTAAGAGAAAGGACTCCCTTGCATTCGGTTGGAGCGAGAGATACAAAGTCGCTGTAGGCATAGCTGGGGCTTTGAATTATCTTCACAATGAAACTTCACAACCTGTGATACACAGAGATGTTAAATCATCAAACATACTTCTTTCTGATGATTTCGATCCGCAG CTTTCTGATTTTGGACTTGCTAAATGGACATCAACCTCCTCATCTCATATAATCTGCACTGATGTTGCTGGAACCTTTGG TTACTTGGCTCCTGAATACTTCATGTATGGCAAAGTAAATGACAAGATAGATGTCTATGCATATGGTGTTGTGCTCCTTGAGCTTCTTTCAGGAAGAAAACCTATAAGCAATGAGCATCCAAAAGGCCAAGAAAGCCTAGTTATGTGG GCAAAGCCGATTTTAAACGACGGAAAGATTTCGAAGTTGCTGGATCCAAGCTTGGGCAATGACTATGATCATGATCAGATTGAGAGGATGGTTTTAGCTGCCACTCTCTGCGTAAAACATTCTCCACAAGCACGGCCTCAAATGAGCGTC GTTTTGAAGCTTCTTCAAGGGGATGCTGAAGTGATGAAATGGGCAAGGCTACAAGTCAATACTGCTGAAGGACCTGACACACTGGATGATGAAGCATGTCCGCGATCAAATCTACAGTCTCATCTTAGCCTCGCATTGCTTGATGTGGAGGATGATTCACTTTCCATGAGCAGCATTGAAGAAACCATCTCATTGGAGGATTATTTGTTAGGCAGGTGCAGCCGGTCGTCGAGCTTCGACTAA